A DNA window from Mya arenaria isolate MELC-2E11 chromosome 17, ASM2691426v1 contains the following coding sequences:
- the LOC128224109 gene encoding zinc finger protein 862-like produces the protein MVGKRSGVAARLKQVNPLLLNVHCVCHRLALACTDTNHTLKYISNVELLLRQLWQYFQNSPKRMAAYLKIQTQLKSVRLEGKAVKGVTKRLKKACHTRWLSFEASVKAVHEDYEAVLQTLAHFQESDAIASGLLTKMKKLKFIGVIYILRDILPILGDLSRRFQKGYLSFAAIVPAINMTKDRLHNLVADAKPMESLSRDIESFTDMCAEIKMNQNDAKELHTLFEKYVSALVENIDNRFTDSSPVLEAFNVFDPMLVPDSGVEMRSYGHGQIEVLSNHYFKENPDKSDRLKAEWEGMKYHLRDVIKPSMPDSVKSGKEQTETTTEWCLLQLLKNIAVRQLYPNVIYIAEVIASLPVSNAWPERGASTLKALKTRLRNRLSTSMLESLLHICINAPKPSSLEGQQLVKAAVNAWLENRNRRKLPKQSGSATVTAASATSVIDVEDAGVQTDPYMDVSEDVIRTAVDIALKKLSLDEYDAGDSDSDWSDDEDCCSKNL, from the coding sequence ATGGTTGGCAAACGCTCTGGTGTTGCTGCAAGACTGAAACAGGTCAATCCTCTACTGTTAAATGTACATTGTGTTTGCCACCGTCTTGCCCTTGCATGCACAGATACCAATCATACCTTGAAATACATCAGCAATGTAGAGCTATTGCTTAGGCAGTTATGGCAGTACTTTCAGAACTCGCCAAAAAGAATGGCAGcatatttgaaaattcaaacccAGCTGAAATCTGTACGGCTTGAGGGCAAAGCTGTAAAGGGTGTAACCAAACGCCTGAAAAAAGCATGCCACACACGATGGTTGAGTTTTGAAGCTTCGGTAAAAGCTGTTCATGAAGACTACGAGGCAGTTCTCCAAACGCTTGCGCATTTCCAAGAGAGTGATGCAATAGCCTCAGGTTTGCTGACGAAGATGAAAAAGCTCAAATTTATTGGCGTCATCTACATTCTTAGAGACATTCTTCCCATCCTTGGTGATCTGTCCCGTCGATTCCAAAAGGGATATTTGAGTTTTGCAGCCATTGTACCCGctataaatatgacaaaagatAGGCTACATAATCTCGTTGCTGATGCCAAACCAATGGAAAGTCTTAGTCGGGACATTGAATCATTCACTGACATGTGTGCTGAAatcaaaatgaatcaaaatgaCGCAAAGGAACTGCATACtctatttgaaaaatatgtcagTGCTTTGGTTGAGAACATTGACAACAGGTTTACAGATAGCTCACCAGTCTTGGAAGCATTCAATGTTTTTGATCCAATGCTGGTGCCTGATTCTGGTGTTGAGATGAGGAGTTATGGTCACGGTCAAATTGAAGTGCTGTCTAATCATTACTTCAAGGAAAATCCTGATAAATCAGACAGACTGAAAGCAGAGTGGGaaggaatgaaatatcatttgagAGATGTCATCAAACCTAGCATGCCTGATTCTGTTAAATCAGGCAAAGAACAAACAGAAACTACTACTGAATGGTGTCTTCTACAACTGCTAAAGAATATTGCAGTGAGGCAACTGTATCCCAATGTAATCTACATTGCAGAAGTGATAGCCTCACTCCCAGTTTCTAATGCATGGCCTGAGAGAGGTGCTAGTACACTGAAGGCTTTGAAAACAAGGCTGCGTAACAGACTGAGTACATCCATGTTAGAGTCTTTGCTTCACATTTGCATAAATGCTCCTAAGCCATCATCCCTGGAAGGTCAGCAGCTAGTGAAGGCAGCTGTAAATGCATGGTTAGAGAACAGAAACAGGCGTAAACTTCCAAAACAGTCTGGATCAGCAACAGTCACAGCTGCTAGTGCTACAAGTGTCATAGATGTTGAGGATGCTGGAGTCCAGACAGATCCATATATGGATGTTAGTGAAGATGTCATCAGGACAGCAGTTGACATTGCTTTAAAAAAGCTTAGCCTTGACGAGTATGATGCTGGCGACTCAGATTCAGACTGGTCAGATGACGAAGATTGTTGTTCCAAAAATTTGTGA